The following coding sequences are from one Veillonella rodentium window:
- a CDS encoding DUF542 domain-containing protein — MSFGTINKSMTVADAVKVNPELMDVLAKDGIDFCCGGGHPLAEAIAEKGKDVDAYITMLNDIQVAQKSSRAEVLSYSKDQLIDYIVHNYHREQLNMIDEIDQGLAKLLNVHYDHHGEELAKIYQTFLQLKSALIPHFRHEEHVDFPEFKAGKPVDFDELRAEHEAAGVLLESLSALTNQYTAPADGCATYVYVFKTMKALEEGLHEHIFLENSVLFDMK; from the coding sequence ATGAGTTTTGGAACTATTAATAAATCCATGACTGTAGCTGATGCGGTTAAAGTAAATCCAGAGTTAATGGATGTATTAGCAAAAGATGGAATTGATTTTTGCTGTGGTGGTGGACATCCTTTAGCGGAGGCTATTGCAGAAAAAGGTAAAGATGTGGATGCATACATTACTATGCTAAATGATATACAAGTTGCTCAGAAATCTTCTCGTGCAGAGGTGCTTAGTTATTCTAAAGACCAATTGATTGATTACATCGTTCATAATTACCATCGAGAACAATTAAATATGATTGATGAAATTGACCAAGGGTTGGCAAAACTACTAAATGTACATTATGACCATCATGGTGAGGAATTGGCAAAGATTTATCAAACCTTTTTGCAACTCAAATCCGCTCTTATACCTCATTTCCGGCATGAAGAACATGTAGACTTTCCTGAGTTTAAAGCGGGTAAACCCGTAGACTTTGATGAACTTCGGGCTGAACACGAAGCTGCAGGTGTACTTTTGGAATCCTTAAGTGCATTGACCAACCAGTACACAGCACCAGCAGATGGTTGTGCTACTTATGTGTATGTATTTAAGACCATGAAAGCCTTAGAAGAAGGTCTTCATGAACATATTTTCTTAGAAAATTCTGTTTTGTTTGACATGAAATAG
- a CDS encoding NAD(P)-dependent oxidoreductase — translation MSNELKPLHFDADYTMEEALAEAKRCLNCPKPLCRMGCPIENEIPRFIQAIARGNFGEANDILAERTNLPAICGRVCPRENQCEGNCIMNKAKKPPINIGKLERFAADFESINELRKPKKIKQDHGRVAVVGSGPAGLSVAGDIAKLGYEVTVFEGQSEPGGVLLFGIPEFRLSKSVVRREIARLEGLGVKFVCNTFIGQDKTLDQLFAEGFDSIFIGTGTHIPQEVRMENDEITGVFQAMYLLTNVQLVDNGELDEAQIPVKKGDRVVIIGGGNVAMDAARTCVRLGCKAVTVAYRRSQEQMPALLSEYEEARAEGVQFQWFASPAGVEGKDKVEGFKYEVMALNEDGAGIHGTGTYQVMPVDKIIIAAGHKPNARLVGEGNNLKVDEKGYIITSQDPYGMTSREGVFAGGDVVHKPATVVLAMREAKRAVDGMVKYMEIKKAQESAE, via the coding sequence ATGAGTAACGAATTAAAACCATTACATTTTGATGCGGATTACACGATGGAGGAGGCGCTTGCGGAGGCGAAGCGCTGCTTGAACTGTCCTAAGCCGTTGTGTCGCATGGGTTGTCCTATTGAAAATGAAATTCCCCGTTTCATTCAGGCTATCGCACGCGGCAATTTCGGCGAAGCGAACGATATTCTGGCGGAACGGACGAATCTGCCGGCTATTTGCGGCCGCGTCTGCCCTCGTGAAAATCAATGTGAAGGCAACTGCATCATGAATAAAGCGAAGAAACCGCCGATTAACATCGGTAAATTGGAACGCTTTGCGGCCGATTTTGAAAGCATCAATGAATTGAGGAAACCTAAAAAGATCAAACAGGACCACGGTCGCGTGGCCGTGGTCGGCTCCGGCCCCGCAGGTTTGTCCGTAGCGGGTGACATTGCGAAACTAGGCTATGAAGTGACCGTTTTTGAAGGTCAGTCCGAACCGGGCGGTGTACTGTTGTTCGGTATTCCCGAGTTCCGTCTGTCCAAATCCGTCGTGCGCCGTGAAATCGCACGTCTGGAAGGCTTGGGCGTTAAATTCGTATGCAACACATTCATCGGTCAGGATAAAACACTGGATCAGCTGTTTGCGGAAGGCTTTGATTCCATCTTTATCGGCACCGGCACGCATATTCCTCAGGAAGTCCGTATGGAGAATGACGAGATTACCGGCGTATTCCAGGCCATGTATTTGCTGACTAACGTACAGCTGGTCGATAATGGCGAGCTTGATGAGGCACAAATCCCCGTTAAGAAGGGGGACCGTGTCGTTATCATCGGCGGCGGCAACGTAGCGATGGATGCGGCCCGTACGTGTGTGCGCCTCGGCTGCAAGGCGGTTACCGTAGCATACCGTCGCAGTCAGGAACAGATGCCGGCATTGCTTTCGGAGTATGAAGAAGCGCGCGCCGAAGGCGTTCAGTTCCAATGGTTCGCATCCCCTGCGGGTGTAGAAGGCAAAGACAAGGTGGAAGGCTTCAAGTACGAAGTGATGGCGCTCAATGAAGACGGCGCCGGCATTCACGGCACGGGCACATATCAGGTGATGCCTGTAGATAAAATCATTATCGCTGCGGGGCATAAACCGAATGCACGCCTCGTCGGTGAAGGTAACAACCTTAAAGTCGATGAAAAAGGCTATATCATCACCTCTCAAGATCCATACGGTATGACAAGTCGGGAGGGCGTATTTGCGGGCGGTGACGTTGTACATAAGCCGGCAACCGTAGTACTCGCCATGCGCGAAGCAAAACGCGCCGTTGACGGTATGGTAAAATACATGGAAATTAAAAAGGCTCAGGAAAGCGCGGAGTAA
- a CDS encoding phenolic acid decarboxylase, whose translation MKFKELEDFIGTHFIYTYDNGWEYEWYCKNDHTVDYRIHGGMVAGRWVKDQKADICKLTDGVFKVTWTEPTGTDVALDFMPNENLMHGTIFFPKWVEEHPEITVCFQNEHIALMEESREKYENYPKLLIPEFAKITYTGKAGVDNEEVIAEAPYKGMTDDIRNGNYFDESYKRIRK comes from the coding sequence ATGAAATTTAAAGAACTGGAAGATTTCATAGGAACACATTTCATTTATACCTATGATAACGGCTGGGAGTATGAATGGTACTGTAAGAATGATCATACCGTGGATTATCGTATACATGGCGGTATGGTGGCGGGCCGTTGGGTAAAAGACCAAAAAGCGGATATCTGTAAATTGACCGACGGCGTGTTCAAGGTAACTTGGACTGAGCCGACCGGAACAGATGTGGCGCTCGATTTCATGCCGAACGAAAACTTGATGCACGGTACAATTTTCTTTCCAAAATGGGTTGAAGAACATCCGGAAATTACGGTGTGCTTTCAAAATGAACATATTGCACTCATGGAAGAATCCCGTGAAAAATATGAAAATTATCCTAAATTGTTAATCCCGGAATTTGCGAAGATTACCTATACCGGCAAGGCCGGCGTTGACAATGAGGAGGTCATTGCGGAGGCGCCATATAAAGGCATGACCGATGACATTCGCAATGGTAATTATTTTGATGAGAGCTATAAACGTATTCGCAAATAA
- a CDS encoding helix-turn-helix domain-containing protein, protein MDPIICSRDVRARQEAHRLGMLILLWRRRLGMTQYQLAYRSGVAQSYISDLESGAIDPRWSTIYKIVYGLGNLTIQEFLHGPCELYSCGAADADRKQGLH, encoded by the coding sequence ATGGATCCTATCATATGTTCTCGGGACGTTCGGGCCCGGCAGGAAGCGCATAGACTCGGTATGTTAATATTGTTGTGGCGCAGGCGGCTGGGTATGACTCAATACCAGCTGGCGTATCGGTCCGGAGTCGCCCAGTCCTATATCAGCGACCTTGAAAGCGGAGCCATTGACCCCAGATGGTCAACCATCTATAAAATCGTATACGGTTTAGGAAATCTGACAATACAGGAATTTCTGCACGGACCTTGTGAGCTGTATTCGTGCGGTGCTGCCGATGCGGATAGGAAACAGGGACTGCATTAA
- a CDS encoding PadR family transcriptional regulator, translating to MAQKNTLQYILLGLISHEDMAGYDIKKLFNTELSDFWHANHSQIYPELRRLEAEGFIEATTEIVGEKLEKHLYHITKKGLKILHQWMKEPLNDVPPSKDEFPIKAYLISSATDPILMELIDEEIGRHQTKIIYLRSRLSSVCPNNKINHYGHALILRRAIHREQSYLAWLKEEKTMLQEISEQ from the coding sequence ATGGCACAAAAGAACACATTACAGTATATCCTGCTAGGCCTCATATCCCACGAAGATATGGCGGGCTATGATATCAAAAAATTATTCAATACGGAGCTGTCCGATTTTTGGCATGCCAATCACAGTCAAATCTATCCCGAACTGCGGCGTCTCGAAGCTGAGGGATTCATCGAAGCCACAACGGAAATCGTAGGTGAAAAGCTGGAAAAGCACCTCTACCACATCACGAAAAAAGGTTTAAAAATATTACATCAATGGATGAAAGAACCTTTAAATGACGTACCGCCCAGCAAGGATGAATTTCCTATCAAAGCGTATCTCATCAGCTCCGCGACAGATCCGATACTCATGGAGCTCATCGACGAAGAGATCGGACGTCATCAAACCAAGATCATCTATCTACGCAGCCGGCTTTCCTCGGTGTGCCCGAACAATAAAATCAACCATTACGGTCATGCACTTATCCTACGACGTGCCATCCATCGGGAGCAATCCTATTTGGCATGGCTTAAGGAAGAAAAGACTATGTTACAGGAGATATCCGAACAATGA
- the pta gene encoding phosphate acetyltransferase: MDLIQNLKNKVKPLGKKIVLPEYKDERVLKATEIILKEGFCTPVLVGNSAEIAAAAKAVGASIEGAEIIDPAGYDRYQEMVDTFVELRAKKGMTPEKADATLKGDCLFFGAMLVRLGVVDGMVAGSASPTANVLRAALQVVGTKPGLKTVSSSMFMFTSKKEYGDEGMLVFSDCGVLPNPTSEQLADIAESTVEKARKVVGMADPRVSMLSFSTKGSASTPEVDKVVEAVNILKERNVDFKFDGELQLDASIVPSVAEKKAPGSNVAGKANILIFPDLQAANIGYKLVQRFSGADALGPLIQGLAKPVHDLSRGCSAQDVVDVAAIAAVESI, encoded by the coding sequence GTGGATTTGATTCAAAATTTGAAAAACAAAGTAAAACCGTTAGGTAAAAAAATCGTATTGCCGGAATACAAGGATGAACGCGTATTGAAAGCGACTGAAATCATCTTGAAGGAAGGTTTCTGCACACCGGTGCTCGTAGGCAATTCTGCTGAAATCGCTGCAGCTGCTAAAGCCGTAGGCGCATCCATCGAAGGTGCCGAAATCATCGATCCTGCCGGCTACGACCGTTACCAGGAAATGGTTGATACATTCGTAGAATTGCGCGCTAAAAAAGGTATGACACCTGAAAAAGCTGACGCAACTTTAAAAGGCGACTGCCTGTTCTTCGGTGCTATGCTCGTTCGTCTCGGTGTTGTTGACGGCATGGTGGCCGGCTCCGCATCTCCGACTGCAAACGTATTGCGCGCTGCATTGCAGGTTGTCGGTACTAAACCGGGTCTTAAAACTGTATCTTCTTCCATGTTCATGTTTACAAGCAAAAAAGAATATGGCGATGAGGGTATGCTTGTATTCTCTGACTGCGGCGTATTGCCTAATCCAACTAGCGAACAATTGGCTGATATTGCAGAATCCACTGTAGAAAAAGCTCGCAAAGTTGTTGGCATGGCTGATCCTCGCGTATCCATGTTGTCCTTCTCCACAAAAGGTTCTGCTTCCACTCCAGAAGTAGATAAAGTGGTTGAAGCTGTTAACATCTTGAAAGAACGCAACGTTGATTTCAAATTTGACGGCGAATTACAATTGGACGCTTCCATCGTCCCTTCCGTAGCAGAAAAGAAAGCTCCTGGCTCCAATGTAGCTGGTAAAGCTAATATTTTGATCTTCCCTGATCTTCAAGCTGCTAACATTGGTTACAAATTGGTACAACGCTTCTCCGGCGCTGATGCTCTTGGCCCATTGATTCAAGGCTTGGCTAAACCAGTTCATGACCTTTCCCGTGGCTGCTCCGCTCAAGACGTTGTAGACGTTGCGGCTATCGCTGCTGTTGAAAGCATTTAA
- a CDS encoding alpha/beta hydrolase: MAATQGSSLKDAEAENLNATAVSKDISAIKVPEGSKLVQVEPNRPYINYISDVVYEQVPMRGYDNVAMTMDIMVPKTKEKLPAIVYVTGGGFINANKDSYIQQRMDLAESGYVVASIQYRVAPTVQFPKPLEDVKAAVRYLRANADKYNIDPDKIGLLGGSAGGYLVAMSGATNGQKQFDVGENLNVSSDVQAVVDTYGLSDLTKVADDYSPEVQKNHMSPGATEALWVNGSPVFGGLDGGIMADPAKTELANPIHYISGKTPPFLLMHGNKDTAVSPSQTYILQQALQKKGIPAERYVVANAPHGGVLWVQPEIVKIIGDFFDHTLKGK; this comes from the coding sequence ATGGCAGCAACACAGGGGTCCTCCTTAAAGGATGCAGAAGCGGAAAATTTGAATGCGACTGCTGTTAGTAAGGATATATCTGCCATCAAAGTTCCAGAAGGTTCTAAACTTGTCCAGGTTGAGCCGAATCGTCCATATATCAATTACATTTCTGATGTAGTATATGAACAGGTTCCTATGCGTGGATATGATAATGTAGCTATGACGATGGATATTATGGTTCCGAAGACTAAGGAAAAATTACCCGCTATCGTATATGTTACAGGCGGGGGCTTTATTAATGCCAACAAGGACAGTTATATTCAACAACGAATGGACTTAGCGGAATCCGGTTATGTTGTGGCGAGCATTCAATATCGCGTGGCGCCAACGGTACAGTTTCCGAAACCGTTAGAGGATGTGAAAGCAGCCGTTCGTTACTTGCGGGCCAATGCCGATAAATATAATATTGACCCTGATAAAATCGGTTTGTTAGGTGGTTCCGCAGGCGGCTACTTAGTCGCTATGAGCGGTGCTACAAACGGGCAAAAGCAATTTGATGTAGGGGAAAACCTCAATGTATCCAGTGATGTGCAGGCCGTTGTGGATACGTACGGCTTATCTGATTTAACAAAGGTCGCTGATGATTACTCGCCGGAAGTACAGAAGAATCATATGTCTCCGGGGGCAACCGAAGCATTATGGGTTAATGGGAGTCCAGTATTTGGCGGACTTGATGGAGGTATCATGGCAGATCCCGCGAAAACAGAGCTGGCCAACCCGATTCATTATATCTCCGGTAAAACACCTCCGTTCCTATTGATGCATGGCAATAAAGATACTGCGGTTTCTCCGAGTCAGACATATATCCTGCAACAAGCGTTACAAAAGAAAGGGATTCCGGCAGAGCGTTATGTAGTGGCTAATGCCCCTCATGGCGGTGTACTGTGGGTTCAACCGGAAATCGTTAAGATTATCGGTGATTTCTTTGATCATACATTAAAAGGCAAATAA